One genomic region from Paraburkholderia azotifigens encodes:
- the rpiA gene encoding ribose-5-phosphate isomerase RpiA has product MTQDELKQLVGRAAADYVIANVPEGAVIGVGTGSTANCFIDALAAHKSRYRGAVSSSVATTARLQSHGIQVFDLNEIDSLQVYVDGADEIDASGAMIKGGGGALTREKIVASVSETFVCIADATKRVDALGQFPLPIEIVPMARTAIGRRVTALGGVPVLRVAKDGSPFITDNGNEIIDVKGLRIVDPRAVEAAVNAWPGVVTVGLFAARGADVCLLGTDKGVEKIEYART; this is encoded by the coding sequence ATGACTCAAGACGAACTCAAGCAACTGGTCGGCCGCGCCGCCGCCGACTACGTCATCGCAAATGTACCCGAGGGCGCCGTAATCGGCGTCGGCACGGGCTCGACCGCGAACTGCTTCATCGACGCACTCGCTGCGCACAAATCGCGCTATCGCGGCGCCGTGTCCAGCTCGGTTGCGACGACGGCACGCCTGCAATCGCACGGCATTCAGGTGTTCGACCTCAACGAAATCGACTCGCTCCAGGTGTACGTCGACGGCGCCGACGAGATCGACGCCAGCGGCGCGATGATCAAGGGCGGCGGCGGCGCGCTGACGCGCGAGAAGATCGTCGCATCGGTATCGGAGACGTTCGTCTGCATCGCGGACGCGACGAAGCGGGTCGACGCGCTCGGCCAGTTCCCGCTGCCCATCGAAATCGTGCCGATGGCGCGCACCGCGATCGGCCGCCGCGTGACGGCGCTGGGCGGCGTTCCCGTCCTGCGCGTCGCGAAGGACGGCTCGCCGTTCATCACCGACAACGGCAACGAGATCATCGACGTGAAGGGCCTGCGTATCGTCGACCCGCGCGCCGTCGAGGCCGCGGTCAACGCATGGCCGGGCGTCGTGACGGTCGGGCTCTTCGCCGCACGCGGCGCCGATGTCTGCCTGCTCGGCACCGACAAGGGCGTCGAAAAGATCGAATACGCGCGCACCTGA
- the rnr gene encoding ribonuclease R: protein MSKYPYPIPSREEILGVLRTSETPLAANDIAEALSIKRQEREGFFKRLAAMERDGQIRLDQRGHYQLTHPSNFVAGRVQGHRDGYGFLIRDDGQDDLFLPTGEMQKVMHNDRVLARIVGYDRRGRPEGHIVEVTDRANKRVIGRLLNENGALIVVPEEKRIGHDILITQNTKKAKVGQVVVVELTDFPSRHSQPLGRVVEVLGDIDDPGMEIEIAVRKYGVPHEFSQAALDAAAKLPDEVRPVDIKHRVDLRDVPLVTIDGEDARDFDDAVYCEPIKVGRGDGFRLIVAIADVSHYVLPDGGLDVDAIERSTSVYFPRRVIPMLPEKLSNGLCSLNPQVDRCVLVCDMVITARGEIKAYQFYPGVMHSAARLTYTEVAAVLTNTKGPEATRRAALLPQLQNLYGVYKSLFAARQKRGAIDFDTTETYIVCNAQGKIEQIVPRHRNDAHKLIEECMLAANVCAADFMKRNKHPGLYRVHAGPTTERLENLRTFLRGMGLTLGGGDTPHASDYAALMAHIRDRPDAQMLQTMLLRSMQQAVYSPDNIGHFGLAYEAYAHFTSPIRRYPDLLTHRAIYAILQGRKYEPKAPHGVELNTALSPRARALQAEDEKRGNRNRPNTAIWEELGLHCSANERRADEASRDVEAWLKCYFMRDKLGEEYGGMVSGVTSFGIFVQLDALFIEGLVHVTELGSDYFQYDEIKNELRGERTGIRYRLSDRVRVQVSRVDLDARKIDFRLVRDTPVKSQTHRATTAEKASDLGGGPRVRSIERAAQVESGRRKKAPPAQTAAVKEARAARKAAASKKRAASKPSAKPARKKH from the coding sequence TTGAGCAAATATCCGTATCCGATTCCAAGCCGCGAAGAAATCCTCGGCGTGCTGCGCACGAGTGAAACGCCGCTTGCAGCGAACGACATCGCCGAAGCACTGTCGATCAAGCGCCAGGAGCGCGAAGGGTTTTTCAAGCGCCTCGCCGCGATGGAGCGCGATGGCCAGATCAGACTCGATCAGCGCGGTCATTACCAGCTCACTCATCCGTCGAACTTCGTCGCGGGCCGCGTACAGGGCCATCGCGACGGCTACGGCTTTCTGATCCGCGACGACGGCCAGGACGACCTGTTCCTGCCGACGGGCGAAATGCAGAAGGTCATGCACAACGATCGGGTGCTCGCGCGCATCGTCGGCTATGACCGGCGCGGCCGGCCCGAAGGCCATATCGTCGAGGTCACCGACCGCGCGAACAAGCGCGTGATCGGGCGTCTGCTCAACGAGAACGGCGCGCTGATCGTCGTGCCCGAAGAGAAGCGCATCGGCCACGACATCCTGATCACGCAGAACACGAAGAAGGCGAAGGTCGGGCAGGTCGTTGTCGTCGAGCTGACGGATTTTCCGAGCCGCCATTCGCAGCCGCTCGGGCGCGTGGTGGAAGTGCTTGGCGATATCGACGATCCCGGCATGGAAATCGAAATCGCGGTGCGCAAATACGGCGTGCCGCACGAGTTCAGCCAGGCCGCGCTCGACGCCGCCGCGAAGCTGCCCGACGAAGTGCGGCCCGTGGACATCAAGCATCGCGTCGATCTGCGCGACGTGCCGCTCGTCACGATCGACGGCGAGGACGCGCGCGACTTCGACGATGCTGTCTATTGCGAGCCGATCAAGGTCGGGCGTGGCGACGGCTTCCGCCTGATCGTCGCGATCGCCGACGTGTCGCACTACGTGCTGCCCGACGGCGGGCTCGATGTCGATGCGATCGAGCGCAGCACGTCGGTGTATTTCCCGCGCCGCGTGATTCCGATGCTGCCGGAGAAGCTCTCCAACGGGCTTTGCTCGCTCAATCCGCAAGTGGACCGTTGCGTGCTGGTGTGCGACATGGTCATCACCGCGCGCGGCGAGATCAAGGCGTATCAGTTCTATCCGGGCGTCATGCACTCGGCCGCGCGTCTCACGTACACGGAAGTCGCGGCCGTGCTGACCAACACGAAGGGTCCGGAAGCGACGCGCCGCGCCGCGCTGTTGCCGCAGCTGCAGAATCTGTACGGCGTCTACAAGTCGCTGTTCGCCGCGCGCCAGAAGCGCGGCGCGATCGACTTTGATACGACAGAAACGTACATCGTCTGCAATGCACAGGGCAAGATCGAGCAGATCGTGCCGCGTCATCGCAACGACGCGCACAAGCTGATCGAGGAATGCATGCTGGCCGCGAACGTCTGCGCGGCTGACTTCATGAAGCGCAACAAGCATCCTGGCCTGTACCGCGTGCACGCGGGACCGACGACGGAGCGCCTGGAAAATCTGCGCACGTTCCTGCGCGGCATGGGCCTGACGCTCGGCGGCGGCGACACGCCGCACGCAAGCGATTACGCCGCGCTGATGGCGCACATCCGCGATCGTCCCGACGCGCAGATGCTGCAGACGATGCTGCTGCGCTCGATGCAGCAGGCCGTCTACAGCCCGGACAATATTGGCCACTTCGGTCTCGCGTACGAGGCGTATGCGCACTTCACGAGCCCGATCCGCCGCTATCCGGATCTGCTCACGCACCGCGCGATCTACGCGATCCTGCAGGGCCGCAAGTACGAGCCGAAGGCGCCGCATGGCGTCGAGCTGAACACGGCGCTGTCGCCGCGCGCACGCGCGCTGCAGGCCGAAGACGAGAAGCGCGGCAACCGTAACCGTCCGAACACGGCGATCTGGGAAGAGCTAGGCCTGCATTGCTCGGCCAACGAGCGCCGCGCCGACGAAGCCTCGCGCGACGTCGAAGCATGGCTCAAGTGTTACTTCATGCGCGACAAGCTCGGCGAAGAGTATGGCGGGATGGTGAGCGGCGTGACGTCGTTCGGCATCTTCGTGCAGCTCGACGCGCTCTTCATCGAAGGCCTCGTGCACGTGACGGAACTCGGCTCCGACTACTTCCAGTACGACGAGATCAAGAACGAACTGCGCGGTGAGCGCACGGGCATCCGTTACCGGCTGTCGGACCGCGTGCGCGTGCAGGTGAGCCGCGTTGATCTCGATGCGCGCAAGATCGATTTCCGGCTGGTGCGCGACACGCCCGTGAAGTCGCAGACGCATCGTGCGACGACTGCGGAGAAAGCGAGCGATCTCGGCGGCGGCCCGCGCGTGCGTTCGATCGAACGCGCGGCGCAAGTCGAAAGCGGCCGGCGCAAGAAGGCACCGCCTGCACAGACGGCGGCTGTGAAAGAAGCGCGTGCGGCGCGCAAGGCGGCGGCATCGAAGAAGCGAGCGGCGTCGAAGCCGTCGGCGAAACCGGCGCGCAAGAAGCATTGA
- a CDS encoding sugar transferase: MSELVQRTIDIALIVLGAFGARHLNLNMLQIGPPHALDPTLVAFVAALALSVFPACGTYPPRGSRSVASIAGRTTFAWLAVQLCGLALLYAIHRDHLISLPWFIYWTLTTGISLLASHTLFFAEHSVSRQVAAWLRREDAAPDLSDVDARPRTIRHIVKRAFDVVVSLMFIVALSPLLVVLALVVKSDGGPALYGHTRVGRNGEKFRCLKFRSMVVNSEQVLKDLLANDPAARAEWEREFKLRHDVRVTRIGHFLRRSSLDELPQLWNVVRGEMSLVGPRPIIAQELERYGVNSKYYLMATPGITGLWQVSGRCETDYATRVQLDVKYVQNWSLRSDIGILFKTLFVVIKGNGAY; this comes from the coding sequence ATGTCCGAGCTGGTGCAACGTACGATCGATATTGCGCTAATCGTGCTGGGCGCTTTCGGCGCCCGGCACCTGAATCTGAACATGCTGCAGATCGGGCCGCCGCATGCGCTCGATCCGACGCTGGTTGCTTTCGTCGCCGCGCTGGCGCTGTCGGTGTTTCCGGCGTGCGGCACGTATCCGCCGCGAGGCAGCCGCTCCGTCGCGAGCATCGCCGGGCGCACCACGTTTGCATGGCTTGCGGTGCAGCTGTGCGGGCTGGCGTTGCTCTATGCGATTCATCGCGATCACCTGATCTCGTTGCCGTGGTTCATCTACTGGACGCTCACCACGGGCATCTCGCTGCTCGCTTCGCATACGCTCTTTTTCGCGGAACACAGCGTGTCGCGCCAGGTGGCGGCATGGCTGCGGCGCGAGGACGCGGCGCCCGATCTGTCCGACGTCGACGCGCGACCGCGCACGATCCGGCACATCGTCAAGCGCGCCTTCGACGTCGTGGTGAGCCTGATGTTCATCGTCGCACTGTCGCCGCTGCTCGTCGTGCTTGCGCTGGTCGTGAAAAGCGACGGCGGCCCGGCGCTCTATGGGCACACGCGCGTCGGCAGGAACGGCGAGAAGTTTCGCTGTCTCAAGTTTCGTTCGATGGTGGTCAATTCGGAGCAGGTGCTCAAGGATCTGCTCGCGAACGACCCCGCGGCGCGCGCCGAATGGGAGCGCGAATTCAAGCTCAGGCATGACGTGCGCGTGACGCGCATCGGCCACTTCCTGCGCCGCTCGAGTCTCGACGAACTGCCGCAGTTGTGGAACGTCGTGCGCGGCGAGATGAGCCTCGTCGGCCCGCGGCCGATCATCGCGCAGGAACTGGAGCGCTACGGCGTCAACAGCAAGTACTACCTGATGGCGACACCCGGCATCACGGGGCTGTGGCAGGTGAGCGGGCGCTGCGAGACCGATTACGCGACGCGCGTGCAGCTCGACGTGAAGTACGTGCAGAACTGGTCGCTGCGCAGCGACATCGGCATTCTGTTCAAGACACTCTTCGTGGTGATCAAAGGTAATGGCGCGTATTGA
- a CDS encoding N-acetylmuramoyl-L-alanine amidase, protein MRIKTLLPTSLALAALLTTACTTTTTLTNKGTYYTDTSRVAQYQDTRIRFLVMHYTEIDENESLDVLTQQQVSAHYVIPDHPREKNGEPIIWQLVPESERAWHAGLSYWQGTTELNAASIGIENVNLGPVDTPQGRTWQPYPPEQVDAMIRVAKDIVARYSIPPTRVVGHSDVAPQRKIDPGPLFPWKRLYDAGVGAWPDDAAVAQELAGRDPHALADVQKLQQKLARYGYEVATDGVLDEKTRRVFAAFQMHFRPADYSGTPDAQTDAIAQALLDKYAPAVAQEPARPAP, encoded by the coding sequence ATGCGAATCAAAACCCTCTTGCCCACATCGCTAGCGCTAGCAGCGCTACTAACAACAGCCTGCACAACGACGACAACGCTGACAAACAAAGGCACCTACTACACGGACACATCGCGCGTAGCGCAATACCAGGACACCCGCATCAGATTTTTGGTAATGCACTACACAGAAATCGACGAAAACGAATCACTGGACGTGCTGACCCAGCAACAGGTCAGCGCCCACTATGTGATCCCCGACCATCCCCGCGAAAAAAACGGCGAGCCGATCATCTGGCAACTGGTGCCCGAATCGGAGCGCGCCTGGCACGCAGGCCTGAGCTACTGGCAGGGCACGACGGAACTGAACGCCGCATCGATCGGCATCGAAAACGTCAACCTCGGTCCGGTCGACACGCCGCAAGGCCGCACCTGGCAACCGTATCCGCCCGAACAGGTCGACGCGATGATCCGTGTAGCAAAAGACATCGTCGCGCGCTACAGCATTCCTCCGACGCGCGTCGTCGGCCATAGCGACGTCGCGCCGCAACGCAAGATCGATCCGGGACCGCTCTTCCCGTGGAAGCGGCTCTACGATGCCGGCGTCGGCGCATGGCCCGACGATGCGGCCGTCGCGCAGGAACTCGCGGGCCGCGATCCGCACGCGCTCGCCGATGTCCAAAAGCTGCAGCAGAAGCTCGCGCGCTACGGCTACGAAGTCGCGACGGACGGCGTGCTCGACGAGAAGACGCGCCGCGTGTTCGCCGCGTTCCAGATGCATTTCCGTCCCGCCGATTACTCGGGCACGCCGGACGCCCAGACGGATGCGATCGCGCAGGCGCTGCTCGACAAATACGCGCCGGCTGTCGCGCAAGAGCCCGCGAGGCCCGCGCCATGA
- the rlmB gene encoding 23S rRNA (guanosine(2251)-2'-O)-methyltransferase RlmB yields the protein MSRLKVLYGFHAVTARLRHDPSTVEEIYYDQARRDRRMNEFLAVAKEAGVRLIAADETRLWGLAHTERHQGVVARAGDLPLAQNLAELLDGIQGPALLLVLDGVTDPHNLGACLRVADAAGAHAVIAPRDRAVGLNATAAKVASGAADTVPYITVTNLARALRELKDAGVWIVGTAGEATASLYETKLDGPVALVVGAEGEGMRRLTRDTCDEVMQIPMAGSVESLNVSVASGVCLFEAVRQRAVKK from the coding sequence ATGTCACGTCTCAAGGTTCTCTACGGTTTTCACGCGGTGACGGCACGGTTGCGTCACGATCCTTCGACGGTCGAAGAGATCTATTACGACCAGGCGCGCCGCGATCGCCGGATGAACGAGTTTCTCGCCGTGGCGAAAGAGGCGGGCGTCCGCCTGATTGCCGCCGACGAAACGCGTCTGTGGGGGCTGGCGCACACCGAGCGGCATCAGGGTGTCGTCGCGCGTGCGGGTGACTTGCCGCTGGCGCAGAACCTGGCCGAGTTGCTCGACGGCATTCAGGGGCCGGCGTTGTTGCTGGTGCTCGATGGCGTTACCGATCCGCACAATCTCGGCGCGTGTCTGCGTGTTGCCGATGCGGCGGGCGCGCATGCCGTGATTGCGCCGCGGGACCGGGCGGTCGGTCTGAACGCGACGGCGGCGAAGGTCGCGAGCGGCGCGGCCGATACGGTGCCGTACATTACCGTCACGAATCTGGCGCGTGCGTTGCGCGAACTGAAGGACGCGGGTGTGTGGATCGTCGGAACGGCGGGCGAGGCGACGGCGTCGTTGTATGAGACGAAGCTCGATGGGCCGGTTGCTCTCGTCGTGGGTGCCGAGGGTGAGGGGATGAGGCGGCTGACACGCGATACGTGTGATGAAGTGATGCAGATTCCGATGGCCGGGTCAGTGGAGAGTCTTAACGTTTCCGTTGCTTCTGGGGTTTGTTTGTTTGAAGCCGTGCGGCAGCGGGCTGTTAAGAAGTAG
- a CDS encoding GNVR domain-containing protein yields the protein MKQREYLLEGSLDDGIAPPDGGYVGKLLDTLYEGRKTIVIVTMLFTLVGIVYAMLARPVYQADMLIHVEDSDGATKNALADLSAMFAVKTAASAEIEVLRSRMVVSRAVEATQLYISATPRYFPVVGRWIATHLNVSGWSGRGGYAWGDEAISVSRFDVPDRLHGARFILTYKGNGDYVLVHNGMDLQGKVGETLHVEVPGGAIDLLVNAIDGHSGATFELSRSSELAATLDLQSRLMISEKGKESSVIGAALEGGDPVKTSVILNAIGTEYMRQKVQRTQEEAEKSIAFLNQQLPELKATLERAEEEYNQFRSEHGAVDLGAEAAALLQSTAAAQARIADLRQQRAQLDARYMPDNPALIAINGQLSEAEKAMAELGVQTRRLPPLEQSVLRLQREVQVDTNIYTNLLNTKEQMRLLKAGKVSNARLIDSAAVPEGPIRPKRTLIVVAGSLTGVFVGAAIVLFRRRMNSGIAMVDEIEAGAGLHVYASVPRSRVQQTLARRLPEGVPGTCSVLARTASFDAAVESLRSFRGALEFALRDAPNRVVLLAGPTPMVGKSFVSVNLAALLGSSGQRVLLIDTDLRRGTLNAYVGVRSTPGITDIMQGAPYESVVHRQIMPGVDFVANGGYVANASELLRHSRFRRFVEWADSEYDVVLMDAPPILPVADSGIVAHLAGMVFLVARQGVTSVSDLRESVRRFGQIGVPIRGVVFNDMTSRPGKYGSEYAAYGYASYSNPGGDAGNAGNAS from the coding sequence TTGAAACAGCGTGAATATCTGCTAGAGGGGTCGCTCGACGACGGCATCGCGCCGCCGGACGGCGGGTATGTCGGCAAGCTTCTCGACACCCTGTATGAAGGCCGTAAGACCATCGTCATTGTCACGATGCTCTTTACGCTCGTGGGCATCGTCTACGCGATGCTCGCGCGTCCCGTGTATCAGGCGGACATGCTGATCCACGTGGAAGACAGCGACGGCGCGACCAAAAACGCGCTCGCCGATCTGTCGGCCATGTTCGCCGTCAAGACGGCGGCATCGGCGGAGATCGAAGTGCTGCGCTCGCGGATGGTCGTCTCGCGCGCCGTCGAGGCCACGCAGCTCTATATCAGCGCCACGCCGCGCTATTTCCCGGTGGTGGGCCGCTGGATCGCGACGCACCTGAATGTCTCGGGCTGGTCGGGCCGCGGCGGCTACGCGTGGGGCGACGAGGCGATCAGCGTGAGCCGGTTCGATGTGCCGGATCGCCTGCACGGCGCGAGATTCATCCTCACGTACAAGGGCAACGGCGACTACGTCCTTGTTCACAACGGGATGGATCTGCAGGGCAAGGTCGGCGAGACGCTGCATGTCGAGGTTCCGGGCGGCGCGATCGACCTGCTGGTGAACGCGATCGATGGACATTCGGGCGCGACGTTCGAATTGTCGCGCTCATCCGAGCTTGCGGCGACACTCGATCTGCAAAGCCGGCTGATGATCTCCGAGAAGGGCAAGGAGTCGTCCGTGATCGGCGCGGCGCTGGAAGGCGGCGACCCGGTGAAGACGAGCGTCATCCTGAATGCGATCGGCACCGAGTACATGCGCCAGAAAGTGCAGCGCACGCAGGAAGAAGCCGAAAAATCGATCGCGTTCCTGAACCAGCAGTTGCCGGAGCTGAAGGCGACGCTCGAAAGGGCCGAAGAGGAATACAACCAGTTCCGCTCCGAGCATGGCGCTGTCGATCTCGGCGCCGAAGCCGCGGCCCTGTTGCAAAGCACGGCGGCTGCGCAAGCCCGCATCGCCGACTTGCGCCAGCAGCGTGCGCAGCTCGACGCGCGCTATATGCCCGACAACCCTGCGCTGATCGCCATCAACGGGCAACTGTCGGAGGCCGAGAAGGCGATGGCCGAACTCGGCGTGCAGACCCGGCGGCTGCCGCCTCTCGAACAGAGCGTGCTGCGTCTGCAACGCGAAGTCCAGGTCGACACGAACATCTACACGAACCTGTTGAACACGAAGGAGCAGATGCGACTGCTCAAGGCGGGCAAGGTCTCGAACGCGCGCCTGATCGACAGCGCCGCGGTGCCCGAAGGCCCGATCCGGCCCAAACGCACGCTGATCGTGGTGGCGGGGTCGCTTACGGGGGTGTTCGTCGGCGCGGCGATCGTGCTCTTCAGACGCAGGATGAATAGCGGTATCGCGATGGTCGACGAAATCGAGGCGGGCGCGGGTCTGCATGTCTACGCCTCGGTGCCGCGCAGCCGCGTGCAGCAGACGCTTGCGCGCCGTCTGCCCGAAGGTGTGCCGGGCACGTGCAGCGTGCTGGCGCGAACGGCATCGTTCGACGCCGCTGTCGAGAGCTTGCGCAGCTTCCGCGGCGCGCTCGAGTTCGCATTGCGCGACGCGCCCAATCGTGTCGTTCTGCTCGCCGGACCGACGCCGATGGTGGGCAAGTCGTTCGTGTCGGTGAATCTGGCGGCGCTGCTCGGCTCGTCGGGCCAGCGCGTGCTGCTCATCGACACCGACTTGCGGCGTGGCACGTTGAACGCATACGTCGGCGTGCGTTCGACGCCGGGCATCACCGACATCATGCAAGGCGCGCCTTACGAGAGCGTGGTGCATCGGCAGATCATGCCGGGTGTCGATTTCGTCGCGAACGGCGGTTACGTGGCCAATGCGAGCGAGCTGCTCCGGCACAGCCGTTTCAGGCGCTTCGTCGAGTGGGCAGACAGCGAATACGACGTCGTGCTGATGGACGCACCGCCCATTCTGCCCGTCGCCGACTCGGGCATCGTCGCGCATCTGGCGGGCATGGTGTTCCTGGTCGCGCGCCAGGGCGTGACGAGCGTGTCGGATCTGCGCGAATCGGTTCGCCGCTTCGGGCAGATCGGCGTGCCCATCCGCGGCGTGGTCTTCAACGACATGACCTCGCGGCCCGGTAAATACGGCAGCGAGTATGCAGCTTACGGTTACGCGAGCTACAGCAACCCGGGCGGTGACGCAGGCAACGCAGGCAACGCGAGTTGA
- a CDS encoding acyltransferase family protein has protein sequence MNKLQSLTVLRGVAAVSVIFYHIMAPTGHTLGEFGVDIFFVLSGFVIALVLDTPQLSARRFVLDRIARIVPLYWLLTLVVLAGTLVAPTLFSSTGADLGNLLKSLFFIPYRKESGLIFPMLFVGWTLNYEMMFYAVAAVSLMMMRPYRLLFASASILVIVCSAYASGSRDAIAEFYSYQRIFEFPLGFVVYGLWKRGLRLPPVLAGCIAVAAYVSMAYINWNGLSRAHLVYFGIPAFLLITSSLSLEPVIGSGPLAKGALLIGDASYAIYLSHPYCVEAARKLLASAPDGFHATAPAGVTLIIVMATAVGVALYWYVDRRLHRSARRLLQPAPAVRLRESGGQA, from the coding sequence ATGAACAAGCTACAGTCCCTTACCGTGTTGCGCGGCGTGGCCGCCGTCAGCGTCATCTTCTATCACATCATGGCGCCGACGGGGCACACCCTCGGCGAGTTCGGTGTCGATATCTTTTTCGTGCTGAGCGGATTCGTGATCGCGCTCGTGCTGGACACGCCCCAGCTCAGCGCGCGGCGCTTCGTGCTGGATCGCATTGCGCGAATCGTGCCGCTGTACTGGCTGCTGACGTTGGTCGTACTCGCGGGCACGCTCGTCGCGCCCACCCTCTTCAGTTCGACGGGGGCCGATCTCGGCAACCTGCTGAAGTCGCTGTTCTTCATTCCCTACCGCAAGGAAAGCGGCCTGATCTTCCCGATGCTGTTCGTCGGCTGGACCTTGAACTACGAAATGATGTTCTACGCGGTCGCGGCCGTCTCGCTGATGATGATGCGCCCGTACCGGCTGCTGTTCGCGTCCGCGTCGATCCTCGTGATCGTCTGCTCCGCGTACGCGTCGGGTTCGCGCGACGCCATCGCCGAGTTCTATTCCTATCAGCGCATATTCGAATTCCCGCTCGGCTTTGTCGTGTACGGGCTGTGGAAACGCGGCTTGCGTCTCCCGCCCGTGCTTGCCGGGTGCATCGCAGTGGCCGCCTATGTATCGATGGCGTACATCAACTGGAACGGGCTGTCGCGCGCGCATCTGGTCTATTTCGGCATTCCCGCTTTCCTGCTGATCACCAGCAGCCTGAGTCTCGAACCGGTGATCGGCTCGGGCCCGTTGGCGAAAGGCGCGCTATTGATCGGCGATGCCAGCTATGCGATCTATCTGAGCCATCCGTACTGCGTCGAAGCCGCGCGCAAACTGCTGGCCAGCGCACCCGACGGCTTCCACGCGACGGCGCCTGCCGGCGTGACGCTCATCATCGTCATGGCGACAGCCGTGGGCGTCGCGCTCTACTGGTACGTCGACAGACGGCTGCACAGAAGTGCGCGTCGACTGTTGCAACCTGCGCCCGCCGTGCGATTGCGCGAATCCGGCGGGCAGGCTTAA
- a CDS encoding polysaccharide biosynthesis/export family protein → MDTIAWPDGARAIGAAVLRYVAPAAAAVALAGCAFSPGMTYRGSYTDSAGATAQVAAARDTGSHEASGSDRAPAGSLVEITDDLVEKQLLAQPSGIPDGVRSLFAKASQYQVGPGDILNIVVWDHPELNLPAAGGGGSDSSGANSVAAGYTVDTDGFIQYAYIGPVKVAGLTEMGVRDLLSSKLGRYVRQPQVTVRVQTYRSKRVYLDGEVKTPGVQVLNDMVMTLPEAINRAGGFTDRSDRSRVALTRGDETVIVDIPDMIRKGVNPDRIIMRDGDLVRVYAQNDSKVFVIGEVQRPGGLPFNNGRMTLNQALGDAGGISQVSGDASQVYVVRNRDAGKRVVYHLDATSASAMATADSFELKPNDVVFVDASALVKWSRVIGLILPATQAAATTRAIGY, encoded by the coding sequence ATGGACACGATTGCGTGGCCGGACGGGGCACGCGCGATCGGTGCCGCGGTGTTGCGATACGTCGCGCCCGCGGCAGCGGCCGTGGCGTTGGCGGGATGTGCCTTTTCTCCCGGGATGACCTATCGGGGTTCGTATACGGACAGCGCAGGCGCGACCGCGCAGGTCGCGGCCGCCCGCGACACGGGTTCGCACGAGGCGTCGGGCAGCGATCGCGCGCCCGCGGGCTCGCTGGTCGAAATCACGGACGACCTCGTCGAAAAGCAGCTGCTCGCGCAGCCGTCGGGCATCCCCGACGGCGTGCGCAGCCTGTTCGCGAAGGCGAGCCAGTATCAGGTCGGTCCCGGCGACATCCTGAACATCGTGGTGTGGGATCACCCGGAACTGAATCTGCCCGCCGCGGGCGGCGGCGGCTCGGACTCGTCGGGTGCGAACTCCGTCGCGGCGGGCTATACGGTCGACACCGACGGCTTCATCCAGTACGCGTACATCGGACCCGTCAAGGTGGCGGGGCTGACGGAGATGGGCGTGCGGGATCTGCTCTCGAGCAAGCTCGGGCGCTATGTGCGGCAGCCGCAGGTGACCGTGCGCGTGCAAACCTATCGCAGCAAGCGCGTCTATCTCGACGGCGAAGTGAAGACGCCCGGCGTGCAGGTGCTTAACGACATGGTGATGACCTTGCCCGAGGCGATCAACCGGGCGGGCGGCTTCACCGACAGGTCCGATCGCTCGCGCGTCGCGCTCACGCGCGGCGACGAGACGGTGATCGTCGACATACCGGACATGATCCGCAAAGGCGTCAATCCCGACCGGATCATCATGCGCGACGGCGATCTGGTGCGCGTCTACGCGCAGAACGACAGCAAGGTTTTTGTGATCGGCGAAGTGCAGCGCCCCGGCGGATTGCCGTTCAACAACGGACGCATGACGCTGAACCAGGCGCTGGGCGACGCGGGAGGCATCAGCCAGGTCTCCGGGGACGCGTCGCAGGTGTATGTCGTGCGTAATCGCGATGCGGGCAAGCGCGTGGTGTATCACCTCGATGCAACGTCGGCCTCGGCGATGGCCACGGCCGATTCGTTCGAACTCAAGCCGAACGACGTCGTGTTCGTCGACGCGTCCGCGCTGGTGAAATGGAGCCGCGTGATCGGCCTGATTCTGCCTGCGACGCAGGCGGCGGCGACAACCCGGGCGATCGGCTACTGA